The following are encoded in a window of Chloroflexota bacterium genomic DNA:
- a CDS encoding ATP-binding protein, whose translation MNPNEGRPLAVVVDGTLTKGITANLDADCSVEDVRVGQFVKIHGEKYDFFCLVTDVMLNAANADVLANPPDPSDAFTRLVLQGTNLFGSVSLQPMLMLGKMPAAETDPSELGQALPVRTVPVHFAPVSLAGRADFDRVFAQPGDSSWQVGTPRDMDIPILLDLERVAERSNGVFGKSGSGKSMLTRLLLCGLIRSDRAVNLIFDMHSEYAWPKPDRGAVLRSLTDLFGRRVAVYTLKSNRPRPIGHKSDGDIAIGMNEITRDDVVLLSELLNLNETALETIHLLETEFREGWLLNLLEMDTPAIKDFADRAGAHPAAVGALKRKLSQLQRLDFVISEFRSPEASSISHIVRSLSSGRSVVLAFDQEGDLLQYMLVANIITRRIHDKWRTDSQLADAENRERPRQLVVTIEEAHKFLSPSAARHTSFGQIARELRKFNVTLLVVDQRPSGIDPEVLSQIGTRFSCQLNDENDIAAILAGVSGASHLRSVLASLDSQQEAILLGHAVPMPVVVKVRTIDEAFYADATASDKRMDLPTGRGLLDMATLPDD comes from the coding sequence ATGAACCCGAACGAAGGTCGCCCGCTCGCCGTCGTCGTCGATGGCACGCTCACCAAAGGGATCACGGCGAACTTGGACGCCGACTGCTCGGTCGAAGATGTACGGGTGGGGCAATTCGTCAAGATTCACGGCGAAAAGTACGACTTCTTCTGTCTCGTCACGGACGTCATGCTCAACGCCGCGAACGCCGACGTGCTGGCGAACCCGCCGGACCCCAGCGATGCGTTCACGCGCCTGGTGCTCCAAGGAACGAACCTCTTCGGGTCGGTCTCCCTGCAGCCGATGCTGATGCTCGGCAAGATGCCGGCGGCGGAGACCGACCCGTCGGAGCTGGGCCAGGCCCTGCCGGTTCGGACGGTTCCCGTCCACTTCGCGCCGGTCAGCCTCGCAGGTCGCGCCGATTTCGATCGCGTGTTCGCTCAGCCGGGGGATTCCTCCTGGCAAGTCGGCACGCCCAGGGACATGGATATTCCGATCCTCCTCGACCTCGAACGCGTCGCCGAACGCTCCAACGGGGTTTTTGGCAAGTCTGGCTCCGGTAAGAGCATGCTCACCCGCCTCCTCCTCTGCGGGCTCATCCGGAGCGACCGGGCGGTGAACCTTATCTTCGACATGCACAGCGAGTATGCGTGGCCGAAACCTGACCGGGGCGCGGTGCTCCGGAGCCTGACCGACCTCTTCGGTCGCCGTGTTGCCGTGTACACCCTCAAGTCGAACCGCCCCCGCCCGATCGGCCACAAGTCGGATGGGGACATCGCCATCGGTATGAACGAGATCACGCGCGACGACGTCGTGCTGCTGTCGGAGCTGCTGAACCTGAACGAAACGGCGCTCGAGACCATTCATCTCCTCGAAACCGAGTTCAGGGAGGGGTGGCTTCTGAATCTCCTAGAAATGGACACGCCGGCCATCAAGGACTTTGCCGATCGGGCCGGAGCGCACCCGGCCGCCGTGGGGGCGCTGAAGCGCAAGCTGAGCCAGCTGCAGCGACTGGATTTCGTGATTTCGGAGTTCCGTTCGCCGGAGGCGTCGTCCATCAGCCACATCGTCCGAAGCCTCTCGAGCGGGCGCAGCGTCGTCCTAGCGTTCGATCAGGAGGGTGACCTCCTCCAATACATGCTCGTCGCCAACATCATCACGCGGCGCATCCACGACAAGTGGCGGACCGACTCGCAGCTCGCGGACGCCGAGAATCGCGAACGTCCACGGCAGCTCGTCGTGACCATTGAGGAGGCGCACAAGTTCTTGAGCCCGAGCGCTGCCCGGCACACAAGCTTCGGCCAGATCGCCCGGGAGCTGCGCAAGTTCAACGTGACGCTCCTCGTCGTCGATCAACGTCCGTCCGGCATTGACCCTGAAGTGCTCTCACAGATTGGCACGCGATTCAGCTGCCAGCTCAACGACGAGAACGACATCGCGGCAATTCTCGCCGGCGTGAGCGGCGCCTCCCATCTCCGGTCCGTCCTCGCGTCATTGGATAGCCAGCAAGAAGCCATCCTGCTGGGACACGCGGTGCCGATGCCGGTGGTGGTGAAGGTCCGCACGATCGACGAAGCTTTCTACGCGGACGCGACGGCGAGCGATAAGCGCATGGACCTTCCCACCGGCCGCGGTCTGCTCGACATGGCCACGCTTCCGGACGATTGA
- a CDS encoding ABC transporter ATP-binding protein, whose amino-acid sequence MIEAHGLIKRFGEKRALNGMTFSVPEGRIYGLLGPNGAGKTTTMRILACLLNPDGGSAWVAGVDAARNPEKVRSTIGILTEVPGLYDRLKAGEYLDFFAQMYGLQGSQRRARIEGLMRLLDIWDARNERLRSFSKGMKQKVAIARALIHRPQVLLFDEPTAALDPEAAKTVRDHIVDLIRTERCTVLLCTHNLAEAEQLCWRISIVQQGRSIAEGTPIELKAMAAQAVRLSLRAVLPNYVAVVHATPGVEALATENGTITYRTTDAASVNPRVVRQLVEAGADVLSLQLEAMGLEDAYLHVMRKGESDPNTPRDPT is encoded by the coding sequence ATGATCGAAGCGCACGGCCTCATCAAGCGCTTCGGCGAGAAGCGAGCGCTCAATGGGATGACCTTCTCCGTTCCGGAGGGGCGAATCTATGGCCTGCTCGGCCCGAACGGCGCAGGGAAGACCACGACGATGCGGATCCTCGCCTGTCTGCTCAATCCCGACGGCGGAAGCGCATGGGTCGCGGGCGTTGACGCGGCGCGGAACCCGGAGAAGGTGAGGTCGACCATCGGCATCTTGACGGAGGTCCCCGGTCTCTATGACCGGCTCAAGGCCGGCGAGTATCTGGACTTCTTTGCGCAGATGTACGGATTGCAGGGGTCGCAGCGACGGGCGCGAATCGAGGGCCTGATGCGGCTACTGGATATCTGGGATGCGCGGAACGAGCGGCTCCGCAGCTTCTCCAAGGGGATGAAGCAAAAGGTCGCCATCGCGCGCGCCCTGATCCACAGGCCCCAGGTCCTGCTATTCGACGAGCCCACCGCGGCCCTGGATCCGGAAGCGGCCAAGACCGTGCGCGACCACATCGTCGATTTGATTCGCACCGAGCGGTGCACCGTGCTGCTCTGCACGCATAATTTGGCGGAGGCGGAGCAGCTGTGCTGGAGGATCAGTATTGTCCAGCAGGGGAGATCCATCGCCGAGGGGACGCCGATCGAGCTCAAGGCGATGGCTGCTCAGGCGGTGCGATTGTCCCTGCGCGCGGTTCTGCCCAACTACGTGGCGGTGGTCCACGCGACGCCGGGCGTGGAGGCGCTGGCTACCGAGAACGGCACGATCACATACCGCACAACGGACGCCGCGTCTGTCAATCCCCGGGTGGTGCGCCAGCTCGTCGAAGCCGGGGCAGACGTTTTGTCGTTGCAGCTCGAGGCGATGGGCCTCGAAGACGCGTATCTCCACGTGATGAGAAAGGGGGAAAGTGACCCGAACACTCCTCGTGACCCGACGTGA
- a CDS encoding exonuclease SbcCD subunit D: MKVVHTADLHIGMETHGPIDPQTGLPRRLDDFLASLDRIVDAAIDGRADLVVMAGDIYKSRDPSPTHQRAFARRILRLASARVPVFLLAGNHDVPNAVSRATSIDIFHELEVAGVTVGRQPDCHRVDTPSGPAIIAALPWITRSVVVAHEGAQNLLSSDFERYIADFVVKVVGALGERVEEMRGDPELRTAPAILVAHLHAQEARDGAERMLTVGNDPLIPASVLTVPPFDYVALGHIHAHQSFGSQPPAVYPGSIERVNFGEELEDKGYVVAEVSKGHAEWEFFPVPARRFLTIPVKATGDDPTAVALRQIDRHRPEIDDAVVRLRVELTAQNEALFDEGRARAALAGAFWIAEISRQVDRPARTRFAGASVEGKTPMELLDEFFSAKQLPSDERERLRSYAQRLIQSRL; the protein is encoded by the coding sequence ATGAAGGTCGTCCACACTGCGGACCTGCACATCGGCATGGAGACCCACGGCCCAATCGATCCGCAGACCGGCTTGCCGCGTCGCCTCGACGATTTTCTGGCCTCGCTCGACCGGATCGTGGACGCGGCCATCGATGGCCGCGCCGATCTCGTCGTCATGGCGGGCGACATTTACAAGTCGCGAGACCCCTCCCCGACTCACCAGCGGGCGTTCGCCCGTCGGATTCTGCGACTGGCGAGCGCACGCGTTCCGGTGTTTCTGCTGGCCGGCAACCACGACGTGCCCAATGCGGTGAGTCGCGCGACGTCCATCGACATCTTCCACGAGCTGGAAGTGGCAGGGGTCACGGTCGGCCGCCAGCCCGACTGCCACCGGGTCGACACGCCATCGGGCCCGGCCATCATCGCCGCGCTTCCCTGGATCACCCGAAGTGTCGTCGTGGCGCACGAGGGCGCTCAAAATCTCTTGTCGAGCGATTTCGAGCGCTACATCGCCGACTTTGTGGTCAAGGTCGTGGGGGCGTTGGGCGAGCGCGTCGAGGAGATGCGCGGCGATCCCGAGTTGCGGACGGCGCCAGCCATCCTCGTCGCTCACCTGCACGCCCAGGAGGCGCGAGACGGCGCGGAGCGAATGCTCACCGTTGGGAATGACCCGCTGATTCCTGCCAGCGTGCTCACCGTACCGCCTTTCGACTACGTTGCCCTTGGCCACATCCATGCGCACCAGTCCTTCGGTTCGCAGCCACCCGCCGTCTATCCGGGCAGCATCGAACGCGTGAACTTCGGTGAGGAGCTGGAGGACAAAGGATACGTCGTGGCCGAAGTCTCGAAAGGCCACGCCGAGTGGGAGTTCTTCCCCGTTCCCGCGCGGCGCTTCCTCACGATTCCAGTCAAAGCGACGGGCGATGACCCGACGGCCGTGGCGCTGCGGCAGATCGATCGCCATCGGCCGGAGATCGATGACGCGGTGGTGCGCCTGCGAGTCGAGCTGACGGCGCAAAATGAGGCGCTCTTCGACGAGGGGCGCGCGCGGGCCGCCTTGGCCGGCGCCTTCTGGATCGCCGAGATCTCGCGGCAGGTCGATCGACCGGCGCGCACCCGGTTCGCGGGCGCGTCGGTGGAGGGCAAGACGCCCATGGAGCTACTCGACGAATTCTTCTCGGCGAAACAGCTTCCGTCCGACGAACGGGAGCGCCTCCGCTCGTACGCGCAGCGCCTGATTCAGTCCAGGCTTTGA
- a CDS encoding ABC transporter permease, whose translation MTRTLLVTRRELTEVVRDFNLVGPIFILPTLMALIVSLGLYGTSTVDTGTVSIVVGSVGVERMPPAWSNAFLQLSEADQAKTVGKALKALTLPLFWIVTVALTATVAADSFVGEKERDTLEPLLATPIGNGALFFGKLMTAVVPAVLGTWWGTAILAVGIWFSGNQYFPHLLLADPEWTASTFIIVPLMALMSASVAALISTRVATYRAAYQLNGLIVLPIVAFMIPQTVVLFFLTRHALWVLGTAFVALDVFLIATAIRFFDRERLLGGR comes from the coding sequence GTGACCCGAACACTCCTCGTGACCCGACGTGAGCTGACCGAAGTCGTTCGGGACTTCAACCTCGTCGGGCCCATCTTCATCCTCCCCACCCTCATGGCGCTGATCGTCTCGCTTGGCCTGTACGGGACGTCAACCGTCGACACGGGGACGGTCAGCATCGTCGTCGGCAGCGTCGGTGTCGAGCGCATGCCACCCGCATGGTCCAACGCCTTTCTGCAGCTGAGCGAGGCCGACCAGGCGAAGACGGTCGGGAAAGCGCTCAAAGCGCTCACCCTTCCGCTGTTCTGGATCGTCACGGTCGCGCTCACGGCGACGGTGGCGGCCGACAGCTTCGTCGGCGAGAAGGAGCGCGACACCCTCGAGCCGTTGCTGGCGACGCCCATCGGCAACGGCGCCCTCTTTTTCGGCAAGCTCATGACCGCGGTCGTCCCAGCCGTCCTCGGGACGTGGTGGGGGACTGCGATCCTGGCGGTCGGGATCTGGTTCTCCGGCAACCAGTATTTCCCGCACCTGCTCCTCGCCGACCCGGAATGGACGGCATCGACCTTCATCATCGTGCCACTGATGGCCCTGATGTCAGCGAGCGTGGCTGCCCTGATCTCCACGCGGGTAGCGACGTATCGCGCAGCCTATCAGCTCAACGGACTCATCGTTCTTCCCATCGTCGCCTTTATGATTCCGCAGACGGTGGTGCTCTTCTTCCTCACCCGCCACGCCCTGTGGGTCCTGGGCACCGCGTTCGTGGCGCTCGACGTTTTTCTGATCGCAACCGCCATTCGGTTTTTCGACCGCGAGCGGCTCCTGGGCGGGAGATGA
- a CDS encoding DNA double-strand break repair nuclease NurA, with product MTLDVFRVGSQLAAMGQELRDHREARAARLSAARGVFARLSDDWERMASAARSGDRSGAAPLGPLSSASDRGAAPPSYLVMATDGSTIEPDRHGPAMCALVNIGRARIRYGDAPEAELDSEPILYFRREELFIEQGGRRVLLRQRLLDARRSVLEMEALSEMARDANPLALPSVALADGLLTIWREDWATQDGDEVIAQFNRALARIADVKLPLAAYVSNPSSHWVVDLLRSAVQCVKGCGALCQETGCVFGGLVDAELYRFLQPGQASTLFEVVGPDQHRYDERVRSHFFYLNVGREIVRVEVPAWVARDEDARRLVHNVVFDQAERGLGYPVALARAHEQAVISGRDRLAFQQLVIESLTRAGLGAGVSEKQASKTLRAV from the coding sequence GTGACGCTCGACGTGTTTCGCGTAGGCTCGCAGCTTGCCGCCATGGGGCAAGAGCTGCGTGACCATCGCGAGGCGCGGGCCGCGCGCCTGAGCGCCGCGCGCGGCGTCTTCGCCCGCCTCTCCGACGATTGGGAGCGCATGGCGTCGGCCGCGCGCTCGGGAGATCGATCTGGGGCGGCGCCGCTCGGGCCGCTCAGCTCAGCCTCCGACCGAGGCGCTGCGCCCCCGTCGTATCTCGTCATGGCAACAGATGGGTCGACGATTGAGCCCGATCGGCACGGCCCCGCGATGTGCGCCCTCGTGAACATCGGTCGTGCACGGATCCGCTACGGTGACGCCCCTGAGGCCGAGCTCGATTCGGAGCCAATCCTGTACTTCCGGCGAGAGGAGCTATTCATTGAGCAAGGCGGCCGTCGGGTCCTCCTGCGCCAGCGCCTCCTGGATGCGCGCCGAAGCGTTTTGGAGATGGAGGCCCTCAGCGAGATGGCTCGGGACGCCAATCCACTGGCGTTGCCGAGCGTTGCGCTGGCGGACGGGCTGCTCACGATCTGGCGCGAGGATTGGGCGACCCAGGACGGGGACGAGGTGATTGCCCAGTTCAACCGGGCGCTGGCGCGGATCGCCGACGTGAAATTGCCGCTTGCCGCGTACGTCAGCAATCCGTCGAGCCATTGGGTCGTGGACCTCTTGCGGTCGGCGGTCCAGTGCGTCAAAGGGTGCGGTGCGCTGTGCCAGGAGACGGGCTGTGTCTTCGGCGGACTCGTCGACGCGGAGCTGTATCGCTTCCTGCAGCCGGGCCAGGCGTCGACGCTTTTTGAGGTTGTCGGTCCGGACCAGCATCGTTACGATGAGCGCGTGCGATCCCACTTCTTCTACCTCAACGTCGGGCGGGAGATTGTTCGCGTTGAGGTGCCTGCCTGGGTGGCCAGGGATGAGGACGCGCGGCGGCTCGTCCATAATGTGGTGTTCGACCAGGCGGAGCGGGGCTTGGGCTATCCGGTCGCGCTTGCACGCGCCCATGAGCAAGCCGTCATCAGCGGGCGGGACCGTCTGGCGTTCCAGCAGCTCGTCATCGAATCCCTGACGCGAGCAGGCTTGGGCGCCGGTGTGTCGGAGAAGCAGGCGAGCAAAACGCTCAGGGCAGTCTAA